The following proteins are encoded in a genomic region of Magallana gigas chromosome 1, xbMagGiga1.1, whole genome shotgun sequence:
- the LOC117683314 gene encoding uncharacterized protein, with translation MTERIHFYGFQVPDLKKYLQDRGISCSIGKKIDLVRLCELAEELRLEVLTSANDEEEYSVFDARRTTVAVGNDKIILDPVNAVTEWSKDLASVPDFESCDVLVYLMRWCGWTHERLRLYKQDNGYRLHMACHIDDVKAAYHLHQEYIYLRATCMPETRQNAQPYDVWILTNKTTGEILSGGCTCVADNGTCKHCVAFIFSLSSFCERHRDRGTEVGTDMQCIWDKPRKKSNP, from the exons ATGACAGAACGAATTCATTTTTACGGGTTTCAAGTACCAGATCTAAAGAAGTATCTGCAAGACAGGGGTATAAGTTGCAGTATAGGCAAGAAAATAGACCTTGTGCGCTTGTGTGAGCTTGCAGAAGAACTTCGTCTTGAG GTTTTGACATCTGCAAATGACGAAGAAGAGTACTCTGTGTTTGATGCAAGGCGCACGACGGTGGCAGTGGGGAAcgacaaaattattttagacCCTGTAAATGCCGTGACCGAGTG GAGTAAGGATTTGGCCAGTGTACCAGACTTTGAATCGTGTGATGTGCTGGTATACTTAATGAGATGGTGTGGGTGGACTCACGAACGACTAAGACTTTATAAGCAGGATAATGGGTATCGTTTACACATGGCTTGCCATATTGATGATGTCAAGGCTGCCTATCATCTCCATCAGGAATATATATACTTGAGGGCAACCTGCATGCCTGAGACCAGACAAAATGCCCAGCCTTATGATGTCTggatcttgacaaacaagacaACTGGGGAAATTTTGTCAGGCGGATGCACTTGTGTGGC ggaCAATGGAACTTGCAAGCACTGTGTTGCTTTTATATTCTCCTTATCAAGTTTTTGTGAGAGACACAGAGACCGAGGAACAGAAGTAGGCACCGACATGCAGTGTATCTGGGATAAACCTAGAAAGAAATCCAATCCCTAG